From the genome of Vicia villosa cultivar HV-30 ecotype Madison, WI linkage group LG2, Vvil1.0, whole genome shotgun sequence, one region includes:
- the LOC131648728 gene encoding uncharacterized protein LOC131648728 → MNCTLWEDYAKQFFKFNEDQATTSGPTLVLLQYAKVKKQGQYPLSVTNTFHVTKLHINADLPSIKDFINSFPKESLYTVSSQLSSQSQCYSRTSTSDIVGQTQTHKLLKGDVALPLSQIKKLREKTFYATVAKTKKLIAFSYEWYYQCFHVCTKAARDEKPLFECDAGHFTEAEIYKYDWFNTCVFDRYNLSKECTEILQLSAAQMRGIMIQVGITDPLEFPLALDGMLDLKLAFRVKWQPSWDSCSVIMLFKDRPLKEGVDEAKTDAADDCDIVTVFNI, encoded by the exons ATGAACTGCACCCTTTGGGAGGACTATGCCAAACAATTTTTTAAGTTTAACGAGGATCAGGCTACCACATCTGGCCCGACCTTGGTTTTGCTTCAGTATGCAAAAGTTAAAAAACAGG GCCAATACCCACTCTCGGTTACCAACACATTCCATGTTACTAAGCTCCATATCAATGCAGATTTGCCTTCAATCAAGGACTTCATCAATAG TTTCCCTAAAGAATCTTTGTATACCGTTTCCTCCCAACTAAGCTCTCAATCTCAATGTTACTCCCGCACCTCGACTTCTGACATTGTTGGACAAACTCAAACGCATAAGTTGCTTAAAGGGGATGTTGCTCTACCTCTGAGTCAGATAAAAAAACTGCGCGAG AAAACTTTCTATGCTACAGTTGCAAAAACCAAAAAACTTATAGCGTTTTCATATGAATGGTACTACCAGTGCTTCCATGTATGCACTAAAGCTGCTCGCGATGAGAAACCTCTGTTTGAATGTGATGCTGGCCATTTTACTGAGGCGGAGATATATAAGTATGATTGGTTTAATACTTGTGTCTTTGATCGATACAACCTCTCAAA GGAATGTACGGAAATATTACAATTGTCTGCTGCTCAGATGCGCGGTATAATGATACAA GTTGGGATCACAGATCCATTAGAATTTCCATTAGCACTTGATGGCATGTTGGACTTGAAGCTGGCTTTTAGAGTTAAATGGCAGCCCAGCTGGGACAGCTGCTCAGTTATTATGCTCTTTAAAGATAGACC